In one Colletotrichum destructivum chromosome 2, complete sequence genomic region, the following are encoded:
- a CDS encoding Putative cyclase-associated protein CAP/septum formation inhibitor MinC, translating into MAPEVLQQFAVGGGPFPVTKMQDPKEKFYRHFQDEVAILQEQINGIGSVAQVGGERQDAIDHVLAGISNLSNEVADASDYVPSYDLRNYAQAVKALTDKLNETTTKLAPRSRFQFKPRGASAATSDLAAPKNDPRLLVGSSLADPLPASRGGPVVAADLLAENDDGLGDLPSFSKNYNEEMARPSATKVRKPSFSTAKDIAIFGQEGLHIILPSSASRATSSGRLTDLKGCVVDMSLALSGTTSFANLALKNIERSLIVAGNVAGPAHITGVSDSIIVVSARQVRIHECRNVDIYLHCSSHPIIEDCSNMRFAPLPASFDTPEDPVKNQWDQVDDFKWLKSEPSPNWGVLPEEQRLAEEIWTKVVPGERGKDLQDILKAVGVQKQ; encoded by the exons ATGGCGCCTGAAGTACTTCAGCAATTTGCCGTAGGAGGAGGACCATTTCCAGTAACCAAGATGCAGGACCCCAAAGAAAAGTTTTACCGCCACTTCCAGGACGAGGTTGCCA TTCTCCAGGAACAAATCAACGGCATCGGTTCCGTGGCTCAGGTTGGCGGTGAGAGGCAAGATGCCATTGACCACGTCCTAGCCGGCATTTCGAACCTCTCCaacgaggtcgccgacgcctccgacTATGTTCCCTCGTACGACTTGCGCAACTATGCCCAG GCCGTCAAAGCTCTCACAGACAAGCTGAatgagacgacgacgaaactCGCCCCTCGTTCGCGCTTCCAGTTCAAGCCGCGGGGTGCCAGCGCGGCGACCAGCGACCTGGCTGCTCCTAAGAACGACccgcgcctcctcgtcgggagctccctcgccgacccCTTGCCCGCGTCCCGCGGCgggcccgtcgtcgccgcggaCCTGTTggccgagaacgacgacggccttggcgacctgccgtccttctccaaGAACTACAACGAGGAGATGGCGCGCCCGAGCGCCACCAAGGTGCGCAAGCCCAGCTTTTCCACCGCCAAGgacatcgccatcttcgGCCAGGAGGGTCTGCACATCATTTTGCCCTCGTcagcgtcgagggcgacttcGTCCGGCCGCCTGACGGACCTGAAGGGCTGCGTCGTCGACATGTCTCTGGCGCTGTCCGGCACCACCTCGTTCGCGAACCTGGCGCTCAAGAACATCGAGCGGAGCCTGATCGTTGCCGGCAACGTCGCTGGGCCGGCGCATATAACCGGCGTCTCGgacagcatcatcgtcgtctcggcgCGGCAGGTGCGCATCCACGAGTGCAGAAACGTCGACATCTACCTGCACTGCTCGAGCCATCCCATCATCGAGGACTGCTCGAACATGCGCTtcgcgccgttgccggccaGTTTT GACACTCCGGAGGACCCAGTCAAGAACCAGTGGGATCAGGTCGACGATTTCAAGTGGCTCAAGTCGGAGCCCAGTCCGAACTGGGGCGTGCTGCCCGAGGAGCAGAGGCTGGCGGAAGAGATCTGGACTAAAGTCGTGCCGGGGGAGCGCGGCAAGGACCTGCAAGATATCCTCAAGGCCGTGGGTGTCCAGAAGCAGTGA